In one Streptomyces sp. T12 genomic region, the following are encoded:
- a CDS encoding NAD(P)/FAD-dependent oxidoreductase, protein MRSITVVGASLAGLSTVRALRAEGYDGEIVVVGEERHTPYDRPPLSKDFLKGDIDAEGLALGDADEYEILDAQWLLGERAVRLDSVARTVTLAGGRHVRTDGVVIATGATPRTLPGTDGLAGVHTLRTLDDAQALRAELLDGLPRVVVIGAGFIGAEVASTAHRLGLHVTVVEALPVPLERQLGREMGLVVSSLHSDHGVQLLCGTGVAELIGEGRVTGVRLADGRVLPADIVVAGVGVRPNTDWLAGSGVQVDDGVVCDSGCSTGIPGVVAVGDVARCPNPFTGRHARIEHWSNATEQAKTAARTLLTGVPAAAPLSAPYFWSDQYQSRIQVAGYVVPGAEPEVVEGDIDSRTFTAVYRREGTPVAVLSLNQPKFFNRLRRTLVPAAAAVVS, encoded by the coding sequence ATGAGGAGCATCACCGTCGTCGGAGCGTCGCTGGCAGGACTGAGCACGGTCCGCGCGCTGCGCGCAGAGGGCTATGACGGCGAGATCGTCGTCGTGGGGGAGGAGCGCCACACCCCCTACGACCGACCCCCGCTGTCCAAGGACTTCCTCAAGGGGGACATCGACGCCGAGGGGCTCGCGCTCGGCGACGCGGACGAGTACGAGATCCTGGACGCGCAGTGGCTGCTCGGCGAGCGCGCCGTGCGGCTCGACTCCGTCGCCCGCACCGTCACCCTGGCCGGCGGACGCCATGTGCGCACCGACGGTGTCGTCATCGCGACCGGCGCCACCCCCCGCACTCTCCCCGGCACCGACGGTCTGGCGGGCGTCCACACCCTGCGCACCCTGGACGACGCCCAGGCCCTGCGCGCCGAACTGCTCGACGGCCTGCCCCGGGTCGTCGTCATCGGCGCCGGGTTCATCGGTGCCGAGGTGGCCTCCACCGCACACCGGCTCGGGCTCCACGTCACCGTCGTCGAGGCGCTCCCCGTACCCCTGGAGCGCCAACTCGGGCGTGAGATGGGGCTGGTGGTCTCCTCGCTCCACAGTGATCACGGGGTTCAGCTGCTGTGCGGAACCGGTGTGGCCGAACTGATCGGCGAGGGCCGGGTCACGGGCGTACGGCTGGCGGACGGGCGGGTGCTGCCCGCCGACATCGTCGTGGCCGGTGTGGGAGTGCGGCCCAACACCGACTGGTTGGCCGGCTCCGGGGTGCAGGTGGACGACGGCGTCGTGTGCGACTCCGGCTGTTCCACCGGCATCCCAGGCGTGGTCGCCGTCGGTGACGTCGCCCGCTGCCCCAACCCGTTCACCGGACGGCACGCCCGCATCGAGCACTGGAGCAACGCCACCGAGCAGGCGAAGACCGCCGCCCGCACACTGCTGACCGGTGTGCCGGCCGCCGCCCCGCTCAGCGCGCCGTACTTCTGGTCCGACCAGTACCAAAGCCGCATCCAGGTCGCCGGATACGTCGTCCCCGGTGCCGAGCCCGAGGTCGTCGAGGGCGACATCGACAGCCGCACCTTCACGGCCGTCTACCGGCGCGAGGGCACCCCCGTCGCCGTGCTCTCCCTCAACCAGCCGAAGTTCTTCAACCGGCTCCGCCGCACCCTCGTCCCCGCCGCCGCGGCCGTCGTGTCATGA
- a CDS encoding SpoIIE family protein phosphatase, translating into MLSVHSVAGQVFILQVAVVLLLVIAALTALVLQARNASLREANERSLVGAETFAHAPGTLAAMKSPDPSALLQPQAEAARKDSGVAYIIAFDTKGIRWTHPDPNLIGKHVVGSYAEALAGRVHQETYDTPGIGRAADSMVPVFDTDGKVVGLVSVGITLSSINEQVTDQLPLLIGSAVGGLALVTGGTALVSRRLRRQTHGLDPAEMTRMYEHHDAVLHSVREGVVVVSGEGRLLLANDEARRLLDLPEDGEGRRVTDIGLAPRATALLTSDRVATDEVILAGERLLAVNLRPTAPSGSVATLRDTTELRALAGRAEVARERLQLLYDAGVRIGTTLDVVRTAEELAETAVPRFADYVTVELLDAVRQGEEPNGDASPTMDRIAVRGVRDDHPLIPAGERITFVPTMPQVQGLHTGHAVLLPDLSDAPGWHAQDPERARRVLDFGIHSLITVPLQARDTVLGMVDFWRSDREPFTRDDLAFAEELAARAAVAVDNARRFTREHTMAVTLQRSLLPRGLPEQSGLEAAYRYLPAQAGVGGDWFDVIPLPGARVALVVGDVVGHGLHAAATMGRLRTAVHNFCALDLSPDELLSHLDELVVRIDERETSDGESEAITGATCLFAIYDPVSGHCTVARAGHPGPALVHPDGSVSFPDVPVSPPLGLGAGLPVETAELQLPDGSRLALYTDGLVEDRDRDMGVGLELLRQALAHPDRTPEQDCQAVFDALLPDRPRDDIALLVARTERLDPDRVADWDVPSDPAVLGPIRAACARRLREWGLDEIAFTTELILSELVTNAIRYGGDPICLRLLYDRDSLICEVADGSSTSPHLRRAATTDEGGRGLFLVAQFARRWGTRYTDRGKVIWSEQCLDAAETELDEAMGDLLLDQWDEPTP; encoded by the coding sequence ATGCTGAGCGTGCACAGCGTCGCGGGCCAGGTGTTCATCCTCCAGGTGGCCGTCGTCCTGCTGCTGGTGATCGCCGCGCTGACGGCCCTTGTGCTCCAGGCCCGGAACGCGAGCCTCCGGGAGGCGAACGAGCGCTCGCTCGTCGGCGCCGAGACCTTCGCGCATGCCCCGGGGACGCTGGCCGCCATGAAGTCCCCCGACCCCAGCGCCCTGCTCCAGCCACAGGCGGAAGCGGCCCGGAAGGACTCCGGGGTGGCCTACATCATCGCGTTCGACACGAAGGGCATCCGCTGGACCCACCCCGACCCGAACCTCATCGGCAAGCACGTCGTCGGCTCCTACGCCGAGGCGCTCGCCGGCCGTGTGCACCAGGAGACCTATGACACGCCCGGCATCGGCCGTGCCGCGGACTCGATGGTTCCGGTCTTCGACACCGACGGCAAGGTCGTCGGGCTGGTGTCCGTCGGCATCACGCTCAGCAGCATCAACGAGCAGGTGACGGACCAGCTGCCGCTGCTGATCGGCTCCGCCGTCGGCGGGCTGGCGCTGGTCACGGGCGGAACGGCGCTGGTGAGCCGGCGGCTGCGGCGGCAGACCCATGGTCTGGATCCGGCCGAGATGACACGGATGTACGAGCACCACGACGCGGTCCTGCACTCGGTACGCGAGGGCGTGGTCGTCGTCAGCGGCGAGGGGCGCCTGCTGCTGGCCAACGACGAGGCGCGCCGACTGCTGGACCTCCCCGAGGACGGGGAAGGCCGACGGGTCACCGACATCGGGCTGGCCCCGCGTGCCACCGCCCTGCTGACCTCGGACCGCGTGGCCACCGACGAGGTGATCCTGGCCGGGGAGCGGCTCCTGGCCGTCAACCTGCGGCCGACCGCCCCGAGCGGGAGCGTGGCCACCCTGCGGGACACCACCGAACTGCGCGCCCTGGCGGGCCGTGCCGAGGTGGCCCGCGAACGCCTACAGCTGCTCTACGACGCCGGGGTGCGCATCGGCACCACGCTGGACGTGGTGCGCACCGCCGAGGAACTGGCCGAGACCGCGGTTCCCCGGTTCGCCGACTACGTCACCGTCGAGCTGCTGGACGCGGTCCGGCAGGGCGAGGAACCGAACGGCGACGCGAGCCCCACCATGGACCGCATCGCCGTACGCGGCGTCCGGGACGATCACCCGCTGATCCCGGCGGGGGAGCGGATCACCTTCGTGCCGACCATGCCGCAGGTGCAGGGCCTGCACACCGGTCACGCCGTGCTGCTGCCCGATCTGAGCGACGCGCCGGGCTGGCACGCGCAGGATCCGGAGCGGGCACGGCGCGTGCTGGACTTCGGTATCCACTCCCTGATCACGGTGCCGTTGCAGGCCCGCGACACGGTGCTCGGCATGGTGGACTTCTGGCGCTCGGACCGCGAGCCGTTCACGCGGGACGATCTCGCCTTCGCCGAGGAGCTGGCCGCGCGTGCCGCGGTCGCCGTCGACAACGCCCGCCGCTTCACCCGCGAGCACACCATGGCGGTCACCCTGCAACGCAGCCTGCTGCCGCGCGGTCTGCCCGAGCAGTCGGGCCTGGAGGCGGCCTACCGATATCTGCCCGCCCAGGCCGGGGTCGGCGGGGACTGGTTCGACGTCATTCCGCTGCCCGGCGCCCGCGTCGCCCTCGTCGTCGGCGACGTCGTCGGCCATGGTCTGCACGCGGCCGCGACCATGGGCCGCCTGCGCACCGCGGTCCACAACTTCTGTGCTCTCGACCTCTCCCCGGACGAGCTCCTGAGCCACCTGGACGAGCTGGTGGTGCGCATCGACGAGAGGGAGACCAGCGACGGGGAGAGCGAGGCCATCACCGGGGCCACCTGCCTGTTCGCGATCTACGACCCGGTCTCCGGCCACTGCACGGTCGCCCGGGCCGGCCACCCCGGGCCCGCCCTGGTCCACCCCGACGGCTCCGTCTCGTTCCCCGACGTCCCGGTCTCACCACCGCTCGGCCTGGGCGCCGGCCTGCCGGTCGAGACCGCCGAACTCCAGCTGCCCGACGGCTCCCGGCTCGCCCTGTACACCGACGGGCTCGTCGAGGACCGCGACCGGGACATGGGCGTCGGCCTCGAACTCCTCAGGCAGGCCCTGGCGCACCCCGACCGGACCCCGGAACAGGACTGTCAGGCGGTGTTCGACGCCCTGCTGCCCGACCGCCCCCGTGACGACATCGCCCTCCTGGTGGCCCGCACCGAACGGCTCGACCCGGACCGGGTCGCCGACTGGGACGTACCCTCCGACCCCGCCGTCCTCGGCCCCATCCGTGCCGCCTGCGCCCGCCGGCTCCGGGAGTGGGGCCTGGACGAGATCGCCTTCACCACCGAGCTCATCCTCAGCGAACTGGTCACCAACGCCATCCGCTACGGCGGCGATCCCATCTGCCTGCGGCTGTTGTACGACCGGGACAGCCTGATCTGCGAGGTCGCCGACGGCAGCAGCACGTCCCCGCATCTGCGCCGCGCGGCCACCACCGACGAGGGCGGCCGAGGGCTGTTCCTCGTCGCCCAGTTCGCCCGGCGCTGGGGTACCCGGTACACCGATCGCGGCAAGGTCATCTGGAGCGAGCAGTGCCTGGACGCCGCCGAGACCGAGCTCGACGAAGCCATGGGCGACCTGCTCTTGGACCAGTGGGACGAGCCGACGCCGTAA